In Meleagris gallopavo isolate NT-WF06-2002-E0010 breed Aviagen turkey brand Nicholas breeding stock chromosome 2, Turkey_5.1, whole genome shotgun sequence, the following are encoded in one genomic region:
- the LOC100541906 gene encoding zona pellucida sperm-binding protein 2-like — protein MPQIPTVINNTLPEEKIFNVAFGHFLPDVSLVAITIGNVPFTLREAQHQGYKIYETPFSNGTKEFILEVSFDDPYVLKEYVNRNETKYTLLVNYTISVGPEMIPYYHSAEVECMIADIEIPEAVGYCDEENLYLIIPGFGLHQYWNLYLGTKLLNRHTAHTNGYLTATNATHLILQIPLFAVGVIYEEVSFQKIKARFDVALRKVRTMETLQTFSVSCNFNSPAFILCYPDGTVIISAQMKTVPGIDMSRTQLRDSSCKPKEYNKEHAFFKFHVTTCGTSVRFEGDHIVYENEISYEKEILPGQSQPTITRDPDYSLTVLCYYRTKETVMLGAFISKPSASHPSGSGTIVPRSNSAVHRRIRQALNVVSRVSKSASFVDFYEPNVAILKRPTESVFLEVELKDESPDAELYLDNCWVTGSLDFNSTPRWNITVDGQVVTE, from the exons ATGCCACAAATACCAACTGTTATCAACA ATACTCTGCCAGAGGAAAAGATATTTAATGTTGCATTTGGACACTTTCTTCCTGATGTCTCTCTGGTGGCAATAACAATAGGAAATGTGCCATTTACCCTTAGAGAAGCACAGCACCAAGGGTATAAGATTTATGAAACTCCTTTTTCTAATGGAACGAAAGAATTTATCTTGGAAGTCTCCTTTGATGATCCATACGTTCTAAAGGAG tATGTGAATAGAAATGAAACGAAATATACCCTTCTTGTTAACTACACTATAAGCGTGGGTCCAGAGATGATACCCTATTATCATTCTGCAGAGGTGGAATGCATGATTGCTGATATTG AAATACCAGAAGCAGTTGGTTACTGTGATGAAGAAAACCTCTACCTTATCATTCCTGGTTTTGGCCTGCACCAGTACTGGAACTTGTACCTTGGTACCAAGCTTCTGAACAGGCACACTGCACATACAAATGGGTACCTCACAGCTACCAATGCTACTCATCTGATCCTGCAAATACCTTTGTTTGCTGTGGGAGTCATCTATGAG GAAGTGTCCTTCCAGAAAATTAAAGCAAGGTTTGATGTTGCCTTAAGGAAAGTGAGAACCATGGAGACCTTGCAGACATTCTCCGTTAGCTGCAATTTTAATTCCCCAGCATTTATAT TATGCTACCCAGATGGTACTGTAATTATATCTGCCCAAATGAAGACAGTTCCTGGCATTGATATGAGTAGAACCCAACTAAGGGATAGCTCATGCAAGCCCAAAGAGTATAACAAAGAACATGCCTTCTTCAAGTTCCACGTCACCACCTGTGGCACTTCAGTTAGG TTTGAAGGTGATCACATtgtttatgaaaatgaaatctctTATGAGAAAGAGATTCTTCCAGGACAAAGCCAGCCGACAATCACAAGAGATCCAGACTACAG TTTAACAGTCTTGTGCTACTATCGAACAAAAGAGACAGTGATGCTAGGTGCCTTCATTAGCAAGCCTTCTGCATCACATCCCTCTGGCTCTGGTACAATAGTGCCAAGGTCAAATTCTGCAG TACACAGAAGGATAAGACAAGCTCTGAATGTAGTTTCAAGAGTGTCCAAAA GTGCATCTTTCGTGGATTTCTACGAGCCCAATGTGGCAATACTCAAGCGACCCACAGAGTCTGTGTTTCTCGAGGTGGAGCTGAAAGATGAGAGCCCTGATGCTGAGTTATACCTGGATAACTGTTGGGTAACAGGGTCTCTAGATTTCAACAGCACCCCAAGGTGGAACATCACTGTGGATGGGCAAGTAGTAACTGAATGA
- the TTC32 gene encoding tetratricopeptide repeat protein 32: protein RDLATALNNRGQIKYLRVDFDAAMEDYTAAIQSQPVFEVPYYNRGLVLYRLGCFDEAMKDFRKVLELNPQFEDAALSLKQAILDKEEKQKRGY from the exons CGCGATCTCGCCACCGCTCTCAATAACCGCGGGCAGATCAAATACCTCCGGGTGGACTTCGACGCCGCCATGGAGGATTACACGGCCGCCATCCAGAGCCAGCCCGTCTTCGAGGTGCCCTACTACAACCGCGGCCTCGTGCTCTACCGGCTAG GATGCTTTGATGAGGCCATGAAAGATTTCAGGAAAGTTTTAGAGTTGAACCCTCAGTTTGAAGATGCTGCATTAAGTCTAAAACAGGCTATTcttgacaaagaagaaaaacaaaagcgAGGTTATTGA